A stretch of Aythya fuligula isolate bAytFul2 chromosome 1, bAytFul2.pri, whole genome shotgun sequence DNA encodes these proteins:
- the ACOT9 gene encoding acyl-coenzyme A thioesterase 9, mitochondrial isoform X1 yields MWKLPSFLARTLTSGTSGLPLLPDMAEGHLPIHVNNVRSRLREIVGASTNWRDHVQAMQERKALHTLLAKRQEDLPPRRMKDSYLEVILPLGSQPQIREKYLNVYNSVRFGRILEDLDSLGVLICYTHTKQEAQPRSPLSIVTALVDKINLRKKVVHPDCDIKFTGNVSWVGKTSMEVKMHMLQLHDGDYCPVLDATFVMVARDPENKRPAFVNPLIPESPEEEEIFKQGEMNKLKRIDFSTASLLKMAPTAEERNIVHDIFLNTLDTRTVSFRSRVLPPNSVWMEDAKLKGLQICHPQERNIFNRIFGGFLMRKAFELGWATACSCGGSRPFIVSVDDIMFQRPVEVGSLLLLSGQVCYTEKNYIQVRVHSEVYDADTREHHTTNIFHFTFISENEVPRVVPKTYGESMLYLDGKRHFAATMKEI; encoded by the exons ATGTGGAAGCTTCCTTCTTTCCTGGCCCGGACGCTCACTTCTGGGACCAGTGGCTTGCCATTGCTTCCAGACATGGCTGAAG GACACTTACCCATTCATGTGAATAATG tgcGAAGCAGATTGAGGGAGATAGTGGGAGCATCTACCAACTGGAG GGATCATGTGCAAGcaatgcaagaaagaaaagctctcCATACTTTACTGGCAAAACGTCAGGAAGATCTGCCCCCTAGAAGAATGAAAGATAGCTATTTGGAAGTTATCCTGCCTCTAGGAAGTCAACCTCAAATAAGAGAGAAGTATCTGAATGTATACAACAGTGTAAG GTTTGGAAGGATACTTGAAGACCTTGACAGTTTAGGAG TTCTTATTTGCTACACTCACACCAAGCAGGAAGCGCAGCCAAGGTCTCCCTTATCGATAGTTACAGCCCTGGTGGATAAAATTA ATTTGCGCAAGAAGGTCGTACACCCTGACTGCGACATCAAATTCACCGGCAATGTTTCTTGGGTTGGGAAGACCTCAATGGAAGTAAAGATGCACATGCTGCAG CTGCATGATGGTGATTACTGCCCTGTGTTAGATGCAACCTTTGTCATGGTGGCCCGGGACCCAGAAAACAAACG GCCAGCGTTTGTTAACCCACTCATTCCCGAGAGCCCCGAGGAAGAAGAAATCTTCAAGCAAGGGGAAA TGAACAAGTTAAAGAGGATTGATTTCAGCACCGCTTCCTTACTGAAAATGGCTCccactgcagaagaaagaaacattgtTCATGACATATTCCTTAATACATTGGACACGAG GACAGTAAGTTTTCGGAGTCGTGTATTACCACCCAATTCAGTCTGGATGGAAGATGCAAAGCTAAAGGGCCTACAGATTTGCCATCCTcag GAGCGGAACATCTTCAATAGGATCTTTGGGGGTTTTCTAATGAGAAAGGCATTTGAACTGGGATGGGCAACTGCTTGCAGCTGTGG ggGTTCCAGACCTTTTATTGTATCTGTTGATGATATCATGTTTCAGAGGCCAGTTGAGGTTGGATCCTTATTATTGCTTTCTGGACAG GTCTGTTACACGGAGAAAAACTACATCCAGGTTCGAGTGCACAGCGAGGTGTATGATGCAGACACTAGAGAGCACCACACAACCAACATCTTCCATTTTACATTCATATCAGAAAACGAGGTCCCACGTGTTGTGCCCAAAACGTACGGAG AGTCCATGTTGTATTTAGACGGGAAACGACACTTTGCTGCAACCATGAAAGAAATCTGA
- the ACOT9 gene encoding acyl-coenzyme A thioesterase 9, mitochondrial isoform X2 produces MWKLPSFLARTLTSGTSGLPLLPDMAEVRSRLREIVGASTNWRDHVQAMQERKALHTLLAKRQEDLPPRRMKDSYLEVILPLGSQPQIREKYLNVYNSVRFGRILEDLDSLGVLICYTHTKQEAQPRSPLSIVTALVDKINLRKKVVHPDCDIKFTGNVSWVGKTSMEVKMHMLQLHDGDYCPVLDATFVMVARDPENKRPAFVNPLIPESPEEEEIFKQGEMNKLKRIDFSTASLLKMAPTAEERNIVHDIFLNTLDTRTVSFRSRVLPPNSVWMEDAKLKGLQICHPQERNIFNRIFGGFLMRKAFELGWATACSCGGSRPFIVSVDDIMFQRPVEVGSLLLLSGQVCYTEKNYIQVRVHSEVYDADTREHHTTNIFHFTFISENEVPRVVPKTYGESMLYLDGKRHFAATMKEI; encoded by the exons ATGTGGAAGCTTCCTTCTTTCCTGGCCCGGACGCTCACTTCTGGGACCAGTGGCTTGCCATTGCTTCCAGACATGGCTGAAG tgcGAAGCAGATTGAGGGAGATAGTGGGAGCATCTACCAACTGGAG GGATCATGTGCAAGcaatgcaagaaagaaaagctctcCATACTTTACTGGCAAAACGTCAGGAAGATCTGCCCCCTAGAAGAATGAAAGATAGCTATTTGGAAGTTATCCTGCCTCTAGGAAGTCAACCTCAAATAAGAGAGAAGTATCTGAATGTATACAACAGTGTAAG GTTTGGAAGGATACTTGAAGACCTTGACAGTTTAGGAG TTCTTATTTGCTACACTCACACCAAGCAGGAAGCGCAGCCAAGGTCTCCCTTATCGATAGTTACAGCCCTGGTGGATAAAATTA ATTTGCGCAAGAAGGTCGTACACCCTGACTGCGACATCAAATTCACCGGCAATGTTTCTTGGGTTGGGAAGACCTCAATGGAAGTAAAGATGCACATGCTGCAG CTGCATGATGGTGATTACTGCCCTGTGTTAGATGCAACCTTTGTCATGGTGGCCCGGGACCCAGAAAACAAACG GCCAGCGTTTGTTAACCCACTCATTCCCGAGAGCCCCGAGGAAGAAGAAATCTTCAAGCAAGGGGAAA TGAACAAGTTAAAGAGGATTGATTTCAGCACCGCTTCCTTACTGAAAATGGCTCccactgcagaagaaagaaacattgtTCATGACATATTCCTTAATACATTGGACACGAG GACAGTAAGTTTTCGGAGTCGTGTATTACCACCCAATTCAGTCTGGATGGAAGATGCAAAGCTAAAGGGCCTACAGATTTGCCATCCTcag GAGCGGAACATCTTCAATAGGATCTTTGGGGGTTTTCTAATGAGAAAGGCATTTGAACTGGGATGGGCAACTGCTTGCAGCTGTGG ggGTTCCAGACCTTTTATTGTATCTGTTGATGATATCATGTTTCAGAGGCCAGTTGAGGTTGGATCCTTATTATTGCTTTCTGGACAG GTCTGTTACACGGAGAAAAACTACATCCAGGTTCGAGTGCACAGCGAGGTGTATGATGCAGACACTAGAGAGCACCACACAACCAACATCTTCCATTTTACATTCATATCAGAAAACGAGGTCCCACGTGTTGTGCCCAAAACGTACGGAG AGTCCATGTTGTATTTAGACGGGAAACGACACTTTGCTGCAACCATGAAAGAAATCTGA
- the ACOT9 gene encoding acyl-coenzyme A thioesterase 9, mitochondrial isoform X3 gives MVCCVRSRLREIVGASTNWRDHVQAMQERKALHTLLAKRQEDLPPRRMKDSYLEVILPLGSQPQIREKYLNVYNSVRFGRILEDLDSLGVLICYTHTKQEAQPRSPLSIVTALVDKINLRKKVVHPDCDIKFTGNVSWVGKTSMEVKMHMLQLHDGDYCPVLDATFVMVARDPENKRPAFVNPLIPESPEEEEIFKQGEMNKLKRIDFSTASLLKMAPTAEERNIVHDIFLNTLDTRTVSFRSRVLPPNSVWMEDAKLKGLQICHPQERNIFNRIFGGFLMRKAFELGWATACSCGGSRPFIVSVDDIMFQRPVEVGSLLLLSGQVCYTEKNYIQVRVHSEVYDADTREHHTTNIFHFTFISENEVPRVVPKTYGESMLYLDGKRHFAATMKEI, from the exons ATGGTGTGTTGTG tgcGAAGCAGATTGAGGGAGATAGTGGGAGCATCTACCAACTGGAG GGATCATGTGCAAGcaatgcaagaaagaaaagctctcCATACTTTACTGGCAAAACGTCAGGAAGATCTGCCCCCTAGAAGAATGAAAGATAGCTATTTGGAAGTTATCCTGCCTCTAGGAAGTCAACCTCAAATAAGAGAGAAGTATCTGAATGTATACAACAGTGTAAG GTTTGGAAGGATACTTGAAGACCTTGACAGTTTAGGAG TTCTTATTTGCTACACTCACACCAAGCAGGAAGCGCAGCCAAGGTCTCCCTTATCGATAGTTACAGCCCTGGTGGATAAAATTA ATTTGCGCAAGAAGGTCGTACACCCTGACTGCGACATCAAATTCACCGGCAATGTTTCTTGGGTTGGGAAGACCTCAATGGAAGTAAAGATGCACATGCTGCAG CTGCATGATGGTGATTACTGCCCTGTGTTAGATGCAACCTTTGTCATGGTGGCCCGGGACCCAGAAAACAAACG GCCAGCGTTTGTTAACCCACTCATTCCCGAGAGCCCCGAGGAAGAAGAAATCTTCAAGCAAGGGGAAA TGAACAAGTTAAAGAGGATTGATTTCAGCACCGCTTCCTTACTGAAAATGGCTCccactgcagaagaaagaaacattgtTCATGACATATTCCTTAATACATTGGACACGAG GACAGTAAGTTTTCGGAGTCGTGTATTACCACCCAATTCAGTCTGGATGGAAGATGCAAAGCTAAAGGGCCTACAGATTTGCCATCCTcag GAGCGGAACATCTTCAATAGGATCTTTGGGGGTTTTCTAATGAGAAAGGCATTTGAACTGGGATGGGCAACTGCTTGCAGCTGTGG ggGTTCCAGACCTTTTATTGTATCTGTTGATGATATCATGTTTCAGAGGCCAGTTGAGGTTGGATCCTTATTATTGCTTTCTGGACAG GTCTGTTACACGGAGAAAAACTACATCCAGGTTCGAGTGCACAGCGAGGTGTATGATGCAGACACTAGAGAGCACCACACAACCAACATCTTCCATTTTACATTCATATCAGAAAACGAGGTCCCACGTGTTGTGCCCAAAACGTACGGAG AGTCCATGTTGTATTTAGACGGGAAACGACACTTTGCTGCAACCATGAAAGAAATCTGA
- the ACOT9 gene encoding acyl-coenzyme A thioesterase 9, mitochondrial isoform X4 codes for MQERKALHTLLAKRQEDLPPRRMKDSYLEVILPLGSQPQIREKYLNVYNSVRFGRILEDLDSLGVLICYTHTKQEAQPRSPLSIVTALVDKINLRKKVVHPDCDIKFTGNVSWVGKTSMEVKMHMLQLHDGDYCPVLDATFVMVARDPENKRPAFVNPLIPESPEEEEIFKQGEMNKLKRIDFSTASLLKMAPTAEERNIVHDIFLNTLDTRTVSFRSRVLPPNSVWMEDAKLKGLQICHPQERNIFNRIFGGFLMRKAFELGWATACSCGGSRPFIVSVDDIMFQRPVEVGSLLLLSGQVCYTEKNYIQVRVHSEVYDADTREHHTTNIFHFTFISENEVPRVVPKTYGESMLYLDGKRHFAATMKEI; via the exons atgcaagaaagaaaagctctcCATACTTTACTGGCAAAACGTCAGGAAGATCTGCCCCCTAGAAGAATGAAAGATAGCTATTTGGAAGTTATCCTGCCTCTAGGAAGTCAACCTCAAATAAGAGAGAAGTATCTGAATGTATACAACAGTGTAAG GTTTGGAAGGATACTTGAAGACCTTGACAGTTTAGGAG TTCTTATTTGCTACACTCACACCAAGCAGGAAGCGCAGCCAAGGTCTCCCTTATCGATAGTTACAGCCCTGGTGGATAAAATTA ATTTGCGCAAGAAGGTCGTACACCCTGACTGCGACATCAAATTCACCGGCAATGTTTCTTGGGTTGGGAAGACCTCAATGGAAGTAAAGATGCACATGCTGCAG CTGCATGATGGTGATTACTGCCCTGTGTTAGATGCAACCTTTGTCATGGTGGCCCGGGACCCAGAAAACAAACG GCCAGCGTTTGTTAACCCACTCATTCCCGAGAGCCCCGAGGAAGAAGAAATCTTCAAGCAAGGGGAAA TGAACAAGTTAAAGAGGATTGATTTCAGCACCGCTTCCTTACTGAAAATGGCTCccactgcagaagaaagaaacattgtTCATGACATATTCCTTAATACATTGGACACGAG GACAGTAAGTTTTCGGAGTCGTGTATTACCACCCAATTCAGTCTGGATGGAAGATGCAAAGCTAAAGGGCCTACAGATTTGCCATCCTcag GAGCGGAACATCTTCAATAGGATCTTTGGGGGTTTTCTAATGAGAAAGGCATTTGAACTGGGATGGGCAACTGCTTGCAGCTGTGG ggGTTCCAGACCTTTTATTGTATCTGTTGATGATATCATGTTTCAGAGGCCAGTTGAGGTTGGATCCTTATTATTGCTTTCTGGACAG GTCTGTTACACGGAGAAAAACTACATCCAGGTTCGAGTGCACAGCGAGGTGTATGATGCAGACACTAGAGAGCACCACACAACCAACATCTTCCATTTTACATTCATATCAGAAAACGAGGTCCCACGTGTTGTGCCCAAAACGTACGGAG AGTCCATGTTGTATTTAGACGGGAAACGACACTTTGCTGCAACCATGAAAGAAATCTGA